In Candidatus Methylomirabilota bacterium, a single genomic region encodes these proteins:
- a CDS encoding RtcB family protein, producing the protein MREKTITSERSYDVIHPEGGVPIKAWTRGVPIEDVAAKQLANVARMPFIHQWVAVMPDVHWGIGATVGCVIPTVGAIIPAAVGVDIGCGMMATETTLTARDLPDDLRAMRSAIEAAVPHGRTPGRRDKGSWGTPPPAAVKAWDELKPGFDSIVAKHPAIEHSNHQTHLGTLGTGNHFIEVCLDEGDRVWFLLHSGSRGVGNRIGTYFIELAKKDMRKLIANLPDEDLAYLSEGTDHFTEYVEAVEWAQTFALTNRRLMMNAIIAAVGSVAGIPPFAAGMEAVNCHHNYVAREHHYGKDVLLTRKGAVRAKLGDLGIIPGSMGTRSYIVRGKGNPESFHSCSHGAGRAMSRSEAKRRFTVADHATATAGIECRKDHGVIDETPGAYKSIEAVMEAQKDLVEIVHTLRQLVCVKG; encoded by the coding sequence ATGAGGGAGAAGACCATAACCAGCGAGCGCTCGTACGACGTGATTCATCCCGAGGGCGGCGTCCCCATCAAGGCCTGGACACGCGGCGTTCCCATCGAGGACGTTGCGGCAAAGCAGCTCGCCAACGTGGCGCGCATGCCGTTCATTCATCAGTGGGTCGCGGTCATGCCCGATGTTCACTGGGGTATCGGGGCGACCGTGGGCTGCGTCATCCCCACGGTCGGCGCCATCATTCCCGCGGCCGTGGGTGTCGATATCGGTTGCGGCATGATGGCGACCGAGACGACATTGACGGCACGCGACCTCCCAGATGACCTCCGGGCCATGCGCTCCGCCATCGAGGCCGCCGTGCCCCACGGTCGCACGCCCGGCCGGCGGGACAAGGGGTCGTGGGGCACTCCGCCTCCGGCCGCCGTGAAGGCCTGGGACGAGCTGAAGCCCGGCTTTGATTCGATCGTGGCAAAGCATCCGGCGATCGAGCACTCGAACCACCAGACCCACCTCGGCACGCTCGGCACCGGGAACCACTTCATCGAGGTATGCCTCGATGAAGGTGATCGTGTGTGGTTTCTGCTCCATAGCGGCTCCCGCGGGGTCGGAAACAGGATCGGCACCTACTTCATCGAGCTGGCGAAAAAGGACATGCGCAAGTTGATCGCCAACCTGCCGGACGAGGACCTCGCCTACCTTTCCGAAGGGACCGATCACTTCACGGAATATGTCGAGGCGGTCGAGTGGGCGCAGACGTTTGCCCTCACCAACCGCCGTCTCATGATGAATGCGATCATCGCCGCGGTAGGCTCGGTGGCGGGAATTCCGCCCTTTGCCGCAGGGATGGAGGCGGTCAACTGCCACCATAACTACGTCGCTCGCGAGCACCACTACGGAAAGGACGTGCTGCTGACGCGGAAGGGAGCGGTCAGGGCCAAGCTGGGCGATCTCGGCATCATCCCGGGTAGCATGGGGACGCGCTCATACATCGTGCGCGGCAAGGGAAACCCGGAGAGCTTTCACAGCTGTAGCCACGGGGCGGGGCGAGCGATGTCGAGGTCCGAGGCCAAGCGGCGCTTCACGGTCGCGGACCACGCGACAGCCACGGCCGGCATCGAGTGCCGCAAAGATCATGGGGTCATTGACGAGACTCCCGGCGCCTACAAGTCCATCGAGGCGGTGATGGAGGCGCAGAAGGACTTGGTCGAGATCGTTCACACGCTTCGTCAGCTCGTCTGCGTGAAAGGGTAG
- a CDS encoding cyclase family protein, producing the protein MGRFVDLSVTVDSSTMSPPSTNMRLEVTPHRRGPGFWQVSSVHQSLHTGAHIDSPLHVFKNGITTAEITLDQVLGEALVVDLSWVGANHAITIDDLKKAGAGDVKRGDIVLLRTDWTDKMYGTWPDYFTQSPYFPPESAQWLVDRGPKNIGFDFFEEYCARLPDFGSEDFAMHRVILGAGVVIMEGLTNLGALPRRRVDFAAPFYKIAGTEGAPARFFATV; encoded by the coding sequence ATGGGCCGCTTCGTCGATCTCTCCGTCACGGTGGACTCGAGCACCATGAGCCCGCCCTCGACCAACATGCGGCTCGAGGTGACGCCGCACCGGCGGGGACCGGGCTTCTGGCAGGTCTCGAGCGTGCACCAGAGCCTCCACACGGGCGCGCACATCGATTCGCCTCTTCACGTGTTCAAGAACGGCATCACCACCGCCGAGATCACCCTCGACCAGGTGCTGGGCGAGGCCCTCGTGGTGGATCTGTCCTGGGTGGGCGCCAATCACGCGATCACCATCGACGACCTCAAGAAGGCCGGGGCGGGCGACGTCAAGCGCGGCGATATCGTGCTGCTGCGCACGGACTGGACGGACAAGATGTACGGCACCTGGCCCGACTACTTCACACAGTCGCCATACTTTCCCCCCGAGTCCGCCCAGTGGCTGGTGGACCGCGGCCCCAAGAATATCGGCTTCGACTTCTTCGAGGAGTACTGCGCGCGGCTGCCCGACTTCGGCTCGGAGGATTTTGCCATGCACCGGGTCATCCTTGGCGCGGGCGTGGTCATCATGGAAGGGCTGACCAATCTCGGCGCGCTCCCGCGCCGCCGCGTCGACTTCGCCGCGCCCTTCTACAAGATCGCGGGCACCGAGGGCGCCCCCGCCCGCTTCTTCGCCACGGTGTGA
- a CDS encoding PIN domain-containing protein: MSRVFWDTNLFIYLIEGSGERADRVTRLRERMLVRGDQLYTSTLTLGEVLVRPMEMQDDTLRETYEQAIVTGATIVPFDRSAAGVYAAIRIDRAIRPPDAIQLACASQARVDLFITNDERLSQKIVPGVQFVTSLERAFL, translated from the coding sequence ATGAGCCGCGTCTTCTGGGATACAAACCTCTTCATCTATCTCATCGAGGGCTCGGGAGAACGTGCAGACCGCGTGACGCGGCTTCGAGAGCGCATGCTCGTCCGCGGAGACCAACTCTATACCTCGACCCTGACCCTGGGGGAGGTACTCGTTAGACCGATGGAGATGCAAGATGACACACTCCGAGAGACGTACGAGCAGGCCATCGTCACCGGTGCAACCATCGTCCCGTTCGATCGATCCGCAGCAGGGGTCTACGCGGCGATCCGAATTGATCGTGCCATCCGCCCGCCTGACGCCATCCAGCTCGCCTGTGCTTCGCAAGCTCGAGTTGATCTCTTCATCACGAACGACGAACGTCTGAGTCAAAAGATTGTTCCAGGCGTTCAGTTCGTAACTTCACTGGAGAGAGCCTTCCTGTAG